The nucleotide window AATGTGAAAGGAACGGAGAATATTCTCCGGGAATCGCAGAAATCGGGTGTTGAGCACTTTGTCTATATTTCATCGGCATCGATAATATATCCGAAACCGACCACGTATTCTTTATCAAAGAGACGGTGCGAGGAAATCGTTATGCAATCGGGCTGCAATTATACGATAATCCGTCCTACGCTTGTGTATGATAAGGGGAAAGGCGCCGAGGAATTCGATGCTTTCCTCGATTATCTGAATAAATTTCCGATAATACCATTTATCGGATCGGGCAAAGCTCTCAAACGTCCTGTTTTTGTTGATGATATTATTTTCGGTTTATCAGCGCTCTGCGGCCGCAAAGAAGCCTATGGGAAGATTTATAATTTCAGCGGTGGCGAGGCGATTTCCATTCTGGATTTTGCCCGTTTTTGTCTGAAACTTCTTGGTTCGGAGCATAAACCAATTGTTCGTCTGCCCGTCTGGTTGTGCAAAATAATCGCAGCGGGCATGAACGTGGTTATGAGCCGTCCACCACTCCGTTGGCAGGTCATCGCCGGCATGACACAGGATGCCGATCTTGATCCTGACGAGGCCCGGAGGGATTTAGGCTATAATCCGGTAAAGGTAACCGAAAAATTACCGGAATGCTTTCCTAGGACCGTATAAAAGCTGAAAGATTAATGAAATCGGGTTTCAACGAAAAATATGCATTATTTCAGAAACACTAAAACTATTTTATAGCATATAGAATACAAATGGACTAAAAACATTTCTTTCTTGGAGGTTTGTATGAGACACCTGTTATCTATCGGAATGACCATCATTGCGGCAAGTGCTATCATGGTTGTGTCGGTTGCAGAAGAGGGAGCAGCAAAAGAAAAGACAAAGGAGAAGGCCAACGATACCCTGGTAGTTGAAGCCCGGGTGGTAGAAATTCCCGGTGCTTTTCCGCCCAACGACCTTTATAATTATGTATACATCATGAAATACCGGGTTACTGAAGTCCTTAAGGGAAGCTATGACGATAAAGAAATCCTGGTGGGACATTACAATCCTCTGATCCCCCGCAAACAGGTCAGCGACAAAATGGATAAATATGTTGATGGTAATGTTGAAAAGTTCGAGGAAGGCGCCAAGCATAAACTCACGCTTATAAAACCGATTGACAAGGTATGGCAGGAAGCTCTTGAGGATGAATACTTTGACACCCAGGACGACAAGTACTATGCACTCAAGGCGGAAAAGCTGAAATAAGCGATTTCGGCGCCGGCCGCTCTGCAAAAGCAGGGCGGCGGTCCAATATTCCATTCTTATCTTCGAAAGGAAACGCAGCGAATGGTTTTCTCGTCGCACTACTTTCTTTTTTATTTTCTTCCCCTATTTCTTCTCGTATACTACGTACTTGTGTATTCCCGGCTCAATATCAGCTGGGTGAATTTATGGATAACTCTGGCCAGTTACTTCTTCTATGGATGGTTCGAGCCCTGGTTTGTGGTCCTCATGTGGATTTCAACGATTGTGGACTATGCGTGCGGGAGGGCCATTGCGACGCCCGAGAAGGTCGATCCGCGACGGATGTCATCACAGGATGCCAAAGACGAATTCGGCGCGGTCAATATCTTCTATCCTTTTTTCCTCGGGGTCGGCTGGTTCTATAATCTGATGGTAAAAAATGATGAGCGGCGGGCGAAACTGATTAAAAATACCGCGCTCGTCGTTTCCATGATTGTCAATCTTGGTCTTCTGGGCTTTTTCAAGTATTATATGTTTGTCATGAACGGGGTCAACAAGCTTGCAATGATATTCGGTGCCGACTCCAATCTCTTTCATATAATGAGTATTACCTTGCCGATTGGTATCTCATTTTATACCTTCCAGACCATGAGTTACACGATCGATGTGTGGCGCGGTGATGCACCACCGGTAAAAGACATGCGGACATTCTCGTGCTTTGTTGCGCTGTTCCCCCAGCTCATTGCCGGACCGATTATTCGTTATAATACGGTCGCAGAACAGCTCGCAACCCGTCGGCACACGCTTCACCGCTTTGCGAGTGGCCTTGCTATCTTCACTGCCGGTTTTGCCAAAAAAATTCTTCTTGCCAACCCGGCCGGAATGATGGCCGATATGGCCTTTCAGTCCGATGCTCCGGGTGTACTCGGGTCCTGGCTGGGCGCGTTGGGATATCATTTTCAGATCTATTTTGATTTTTGCGGTTATTCCGACATGGCGGTCGGACTGGGTCGTATGGTGGGCTTTGAGTTTATTAAAAACTTTAACGCCCCTTATCGTGCGCTGAGTATATCCGATTTCTGGAACCGCTGGCATATTTCACTTTCTACCTGGATTCGAGACTATCTCTACATTGGTTTGGGCGGAAACCGCAAGGGACTGCGCCGGACCTACTATAATCTCGCCATTGCCATGTTTCTCTGTGGTGTGTGGCACGGCGCAAAAATGACTTTCATTATCTGGGGGGTGCTCCATGGGGCGTTACTCATCTGGGAAAGGACCATGGGCCGAAAGCCGATTTACGACAAGTTACCCCTTATTCCGAAAATCGTGATAACCAATATTATCATCATATTTACATGGGTTGCATTCAGAGCTTCATCGATGGACCAGGCGTTCCATTACTGGGGCTCCATGTTGGGATTTGTGAAAGCCGCACCGGCCGCGGCATTACTCCAGACAGAAATGCTGCGTGCAAACCATATGGTCGAACTGCTGCTCTGCGGATTTTTTGTCTGGCAGCCGATTCAGGCCCATGAATGGACTTCACGACTGGCTCCAGCCAAATATGTCGCTCTGGCTGCTCTGCTTATTTTTGCTGCCATATCGATGTTTACCCAATCATTTAACCCCTTTCTCTATTTCCAGTTCTAATTTGAGGAGTACCTAATAATGTCGAAAAAAGGTGAATTACTCTTTGTCAGCGTGTTTCTGGTGATGATCTACAGCGTCGGGGTTGTCCAGGGTCTCGTGGAAAAGAAACGAGGGGAAACCATCCAGTTTTTTGATATTTTCAAAGATACCTTCGTGGTCCCCGTTAAGCGGGCCAATACAATCGACAGCCTGTTTACCGAACTGACGGCCAAGCTCGATACGGTTGAAATGGAGCTTGAAAAAGGCGTACAGGTAATTGCAGAAGCAAAACGAAAACAGACCGAGCAGCAGGCAACGCTTGATTCATTGAACAGCAGGTATCCCGATGATGAAGGTGCTGATGAAGAAATCGACAGCGAACCGGTTGAATGGGACTATTCCACAGCCGATGAACGGGCTGAGGAAGCGCTGTTTCTTGCTCAGGATATCAAAAAGAATATCATCAAGATAAACCGTCACATATCCATGGATACACTGGCAACGCCGGTCGTTGCGGCGGAAAAGATCGTTAGGGCCACCGATGAACTCTATAACCTTGTATACGATGAAGAAGACATTCCGGCAATCCTGAAGAAGCGCGAAAAAGTTGTCGCAATGGTAAGGGAAGAAAGAGAAAAATACGATCCGGTCAAGGCTTACGAGATCCCTTTGCTTGCACTGGAGACTTTTTTCAAGCATACCTGGATGAGCCGGAAATATCTCCGTGCCTATGAAGGCGAAATTGAAGAGACCTCTGTTTTTGCCAATACACTCCGACCACCAATGCAGTTTGTACGGTATACCCTTTTACACGACCTGGGCTCCAAGGCGATTCTGGGGAAAAAAGGATGGTTTTTTTACAAACCAGGGTTCGATTATCTTACCTATCCGCATATTCGTGACAAGCGATCCCTGCCTGATACGACAACCAATATTATCGACCCCTCTCCGGTGATTTTAAGGGATGATCCCGTTAAAGAGATCGTTACATTCAGAGATCAACTTGCCGAAAAAGGAATTGACCTTTTGGTCGTGATTGTTCCCGGAAAACCGTCGATATATCCCGATCTTCTGTCTGATGAATTCGGGCCTGAAATGGCGGGGAAAGTGACTCACTCCCTCGATTTGATCAAAGTGCTTCGAAAGAAGGACGTCGATGTTGTCGATTTATTTACTCCCTTTGCCGAAGAGCGTAAACGGGATACTCTTGTGGGGGATTCCCTGTACTTGGCAAAGGATACGCACTGGAAATCCCGGGCGCTTTTGCTGGCGTCGGACATTGTTGCCCAACGGGTGAAAGAGTATCCCTGGTATGACCCGGGTACGAAAGAGTATGTTGTTGACAGCCTTATTGTCGAACGGGTTGGTGATGTGGGCACGATGACTACCCTGCCCGATTTTCCGCTAAAAGAGTTGCGGC belongs to Chitinivibrionales bacterium and includes:
- a CDS encoding NAD-dependent epimerase/dehydratase family protein; the protein is MKNSMILITGGTGVMGSVLVKKLAASGKKCRVLTLPDDPFVSRLEGYEVDIRYGDITKPETLKNLCDGITTVYHLAAIIIAWDESLFEKINVKGTENILRESQKSGVEHFVYISSASIIYPKPTTYSLSKRRCEEIVMQSGCNYTIIRPTLVYDKGKGAEEFDAFLDYLNKFPIIPFIGSGKALKRPVFVDDIIFGLSALCGRKEAYGKIYNFSGGEAISILDFARFCLKLLGSEHKPIVRLPVWLCKIIAAGMNVVMSRPPLRWQVIAGMTQDADLDPDEARRDLGYNPVKVTEKLPECFPRTV
- a CDS encoding MBOAT family protein; translation: MVFSSHYFLFYFLPLFLLVYYVLVYSRLNISWVNLWITLASYFFYGWFEPWFVVLMWISTIVDYACGRAIATPEKVDPRRMSSQDAKDEFGAVNIFYPFFLGVGWFYNLMVKNDERRAKLIKNTALVVSMIVNLGLLGFFKYYMFVMNGVNKLAMIFGADSNLFHIMSITLPIGISFYTFQTMSYTIDVWRGDAPPVKDMRTFSCFVALFPQLIAGPIIRYNTVAEQLATRRHTLHRFASGLAIFTAGFAKKILLANPAGMMADMAFQSDAPGVLGSWLGALGYHFQIYFDFCGYSDMAVGLGRMVGFEFIKNFNAPYRALSISDFWNRWHISLSTWIRDYLYIGLGGNRKGLRRTYYNLAIAMFLCGVWHGAKMTFIIWGVLHGALLIWERTMGRKPIYDKLPLIPKIVITNIIIIFTWVAFRASSMDQAFHYWGSMLGFVKAAPAAALLQTEMLRANHMVELLLCGFFVWQPIQAHEWTSRLAPAKYVALAALLIFAAISMFTQSFNPFLYFQF